The genomic stretch TGTCAGGGGGGGAGAGATGGTGAAAATCTGACCTCCTCCCCCATCCCGGGCCTGATGCTGCTGGGGTGATGCTCAAAAAAAACGTCCCCACCGCAGGCAGGAGGGAGACAAAAGCTCCCAGGGCTCCTCGCCCGCCCGCCGGGCTGCCCGGATCGAGCTGTGTCAATTCCAGAGGGCAGGGCCGAGCGTGACAGCATGGAAATTGGGATGCTTCCTGGCTTCCCAGACGAGGAGGAGAGCCACGGGGTGTATAAAAAGAACCAGACGAAAATATCTGTCGGGGAAACAGCTTTTCTAATCAACCCGCGGAGCGGCTCGGTGGGAAAGGGATCCCGCGAGCGGCCGCCCGCAGGCaggagggggggagaaaaatCCCTAATTGCAAAACCAtaaacactgcaaaaagaaaaaaacaaaaaaacaaagaaaaaagaagcccACGGGTCTGCGCCACCAGCTCCGTTACAAAAAGCTGCGGGTCCTACATGACATTTCAGAAGGGATTTGGTGGGGGGACGCTCGGAGCCTCGTCAGCAGCCCCGCTTTGCAAGGGGGGAGCGCGACGCCCCGAGCCCAGCCCTAACAGGACTGTCAGCAGCAAAAATTAAAGGTTTTAAAGAAGGACAAAGCCACCCGGGGACACGAGATCGCTGCGAAGAGGCTGATCCTTCGCAGGAGGAAGGGAATTCGGGCAGCAAACCCCCCAGGCTGTGCCCGAGGCACACGCAGCAAGGCGCCGGGAGCCTTCACCTACCGACTTGTTCCTGAGTTACTGTCactgtggggagggaggagatcTTCTCTTTGTcggccgggggcggccccgtGTTTTCCAACTGGCCCAAGAGCTGCAAAGACAACACCAAATGTAGCCGGGGGGGcgcctgctgcctcccccagaTCTTTATCGGGGTGCCAGGAGGGGCGAGGAGCCCCCCAagggcggcggggagccccgAGGAGCTGCTTTAGGCTGGCCCCGCCGCACCAAACCCCGCTCCCATTGGGGTTTTGCATCCCAAGGGGCTTAACCCCGCTCCCTGGGGGTTTCCATCCCCAGCGTGGAGTCTCTGGGGGTTTAACAGGGGCTGAGCCCGAGCTGTGGAGCCTCTTCCCTCGTGccttccagctccctgcctgcctcacGGGCGCTGCGTGCTGCTGAGACCCGGCTTCACCCCAGGACCAGCCCCAATGGGTTCATGCATGGCTCGGGGGAGCCCCATTGGCTTTCCAGGTCACCCTAAAACCTCCCGGGATGGGCAGGGGCGGCTGCTGTCGCCGCAGAGCCCGGGCGAGACGGGCGTGGGagccgggggctgctgctgaacGGCAGCAGATGGCTCTGGCAGGCGCCTTCCGAGGCGTCAGCAGCCAAATTAGCTCCCAGGACGGCAGCCGCCcgctctgccttcccctcccgCTGCCGCCGACGCCCCCGGGAGGATTttggggatggagctgggcagccccggagccctggggaacggCAGCGTGCTGGGCTCCTTCCCCAAAACCACAAGGGAACGGCTCACGGGTGAGAAATGTTGGGTTTGGAGCAGGACCCGGGGCTGAGAGGGGGGTTTTATTCAACCTGCAAGCGCTGGTTGGCGAGGAGGAGAGCTAAACCGCGGCGTTTCCACCCAAAAGAGGTCCGAACCCTCCCCGAAAAGGCAAAGCACcgagcaaaattaaaaaaaaaaaacacaaaacaaaacttggagGCACGGCTCAAAGCTCTCGGGGTCTCACCTGGGTGACGATGGCGTCGAGGCCGCTCTGTCCCCACGCGTAGTCCCCGGGGTTGGAGTGCAGCATCCcgctcctgggggggggggggcagagtCAAGGGAACTGCTTcaacccccccaaaaaccaACCCCCAGGTTTTGCAGACCTCACCCCAGCAGGTCAGCGGGGAGAAGGAAGCTCCCGGGTAACTGGTGCCTACTGGGAGCACTGGTTTTAAGCAGGGGTGAGGCCGTGCTCGCTACTCACCAGGAGAAGGGGTGCTGCGAGCCGGGGAGCGCCGAGTTGGCGAAAAACCCCGCGAAGATCTGCTGGATTATCCTGagggcagcaaaaaaaaagccacagggTGAGCAACGAAACCCAGGGcggcagcagaaaaaaaaaagcagaaaaaagccAAGAAACCCAAATTATCGAATTCTGTTTCCCCGAGAGCGCCGTTTTTGGGGGCGCTGAGAGGTTTTTTGGTTTTCGGGGCACTCACCCCTCGATGGCCGGAGACCTGTCGGGGCGCGAGCTGCCCCGGGAGCGGTACCTCCGCGTCATGGGCAACCGGGGGGGGCGGCTGGGCCCCCAGAGGTCGGCGTGGGCTTGGTGGCCCCTCTCGTTGTCCCTGCTCTCTTGGTCCAGCGAGCCGCTGCTCAGGAAGGGTCGGAAATCGGGGAAGAACATCGTGTGGTCCAAGTGGTCCCAAAGCTgcgggtggggaggggaagggaaaggaaagaaggggaaggatTTAAATCCGGGAAGGATTAAAAAGGGTCGAGGTGCTTCATTAGGGCCCCGACTCGTTAGATGGGCCACCCCCCCGGGACGACCGACGCGGAGgctccttcctgctctgcctggagcCCGGCAGGTTGTGGGGAGCCGGCCCCGAGGCGGTGCCAGGATGGGATTTTAGGGGGGATCGGGGCGTTTTGGGGGAGATcggggtgttttgggggggatCGGGGGACTTTAGGGAGGGATTGGGGCGTTTtagggggatttggggtgttTTAGGGGGGCATCAGGGGTTTTTAGGGAGGACTGGGGGACTTTAGGAGGGGGATTGGGGCATTTTAGGGGGTTTTGCAGGGGGTTGGGGAGTTTtaggggggatttggggactTTAGGGGGGCATCGGGGTATTTTGGGGGGATCAGGGGACTTTAGGGAGGGACTGGGGTGTTTcaggggggatttggggtgttTTAGGGGGGCATCAGGGGTTTTTAGGGGGATCGGGGCATTTTAGGGGGATTTTGCAGGGGTTTTAGGAGTGGTTTGGGGACTTTAGGGGATGGATTGGGGCATTTTAGGCGAGTATCAGGGCATTTtaaggggatttgggggaggaTTGGGGGATTTGAGGGGCAGAACCCACGCCCCGTTCCTCTGCTCTGACGCCGGGGCAGGGAGCGGCGTCCGGGGGAGCGGCACCCTCagctttaattaattaattaaacacCACGCAGCCTGACGCCAGGGCTGCTCCTTCCCGACACCCTCAGAGCAGGTTGAATTTTCCTCCCCCGACCACCCGAAGCTCCCTTCGCACCTCCCCGCCGTCGCCTGCCCCCGTTTGAAGGGGAAAAGCCGcgtttggggcttttttttttgccaccatCACCCCGCAGAGCAGCCTTGCTGCCCCCCCCTGCAGCTCCGTGAggaatttcattcatttttcatcccCAAAAACCAAGGAAATTTAGGCAGAGCCTCATTTAGGGGCGTCACGGGGCTCGCTGCAAGCTCGGAGGAGCCACGGTTTTACCCCGGGTGATTTTGGAAGCCTCGACCCCGCtcccaggaggaagaggaggaggaggaagagcagaaaaccccaaatcccgGGCTGTTTTTAGGGCAGGAGGCCCCACTCACCTCTGCGAACTGCGTGGACGGGCTGTCGTCAACGCCGCTACCGTCCAGGAAactggaggggaagaggaggtgagagcagggccccccccccgcgaggaggatgaggaggaggaggaggaagatgacaACGTTTGGGATCCCCGAACGTAGCCCAAGGGGGGGCTCGGTGGCTGCGGGGGggattttctctctgccttgaCCCAGGCTGCGAGATTTGGGAGGGCAAAACCCCCGAGCAGGGACCCGACGGAGGAATTAAACCCATTTTGGGAAGAGAAACGAGCTTAAATCCCCCAAAATCACGGGATTTTTGGTAAAACCCCACAGCTCCGAGCCCCCACAGcgttttccttcctctttttcagcCCCGACCCCGCTCCCACCTCGCCAGGGGACGGCCCCAAAGCCCTCGGCACGGCACCGACCCCCCCCAGGgccagcactgggagcactgggagcactgggagcctTACCTGGAATCATCCGTCACCTCCTCGATGAAGCCGGACTCGCACCTCGGGCACGTGTactcctggggggggggaggaaaatgTGCCGTGAGCCCTCAAATTTTGAGGGTTTTCACcccaaaaattatttttattttatttatttatttattggtgaCCCAAAAACCCCCCCAGGAGCTCAGGGGAGGGCTGAAGGAGGagccaacccccccccaaaggGCTCTGGGGGGAGTTATTGGGGGATTTGTCCCCAATTCtctgctgggggggggtcccaggaCCCAGTTTCCACCCCAAAAGGCACCCCAAAAAGCACGTTTTGGCTGCAAGGACATCCccagccccccctcccctccccacagaGGCTGGGGGGGGATGGATGAaggcttctcctcctcctccaccttcatccccccagccctgccctgcctgggcaCCGACAaatccctgtcccccccccccccaaaaaaaatctcacccccccagccccaaaagccCAAGGTCAGACCCCGAAATCCCCCAAGATTGGGGTCACGGCAACCTGGGgggggccaggctgggctggggggcgaggggggcACCCTGCGGGGTCCTGGGGGGGTGAAACCCCCCCCAAGGGGTCAGTAAGGTCAGAGGGGTCCCCCCCCGTGGGGTCAGGGTGCGGGGCTGGcgttttttcattatttttatttttttttcaggtttttgcctgttttttttttttgggggggtggcACCTCGCCCCCACGACCCTCAACGAGGGGCATCTCCCCCCGCCCCCACCCCTCCTGAACCCTGAACACCCCCCCCCAAAGGATTTGGGGGCGGGGTGTGGGTCACCAGGCCCCCAAAACCCCGAGGGACCCCCGTGACCCCCCCCGAAACCCCCCCAACCACCCAAAACCCCCCcagaagctggggaggggggcaccgCATCCCTTCGGGGGGGGTCCCCATCCTTTTGAGGGGGGTCCTCACCCCTTTCCCTTTGGGGGGAGTCCCCCTATCCCTTTATGGGGGGGGAGGTCCAAATCCTTTTGGGGGGGGTGCTCACCCCTTTGGGGGTGGTCCCCATATCCCTTTGGGGGGGGCCTCCCCATCCCTCTGGAGGGGTCCAaatctttttttgggggggtcctCACCCCTTTGGGGGTCTCCCCATCCCTCTGGGGGGGGATTCTCCCCCcttggggggggtccccgtcCTCTTGGGGGGGCCCTCACCCCTTTAGGGGGGGTCCCCGTCCCTTTTGGGGTCTCCCCATCCCTTTTGGGGCCTCCCCATCCCCTCAGCCCTCAGGGGGGGTCCCTCAGcgtctccccctccccctcagGCCTCCAAGTTttggggcggggggcgccgggccctacccgcagccccccccccccaatgctGATAACCGACTGATAACgcctcgggggggggggtcccgggggcgggggggggctcaCCGGCAGCTTGGGGCTGACCTCCCCCTTGCAGCTGTGGCAGAAGAAGCGGTGCTGGGACACGGCGGCCGCCGCCGAGGCCTCCGCCATCTTGTCACCCCCCTCCTGCCGTCAGTCCTCCGGCCGGACCAGCGAGATGAGCCTAGAGCGCCCCGCCGGGCCGCCTGCCGCTCTAGCCGCCCCGCTTCCGGTTCAGCTCGGCTGCTCCGCGGTCCTCCAGAGGTAGgcgaggagggagaggggggggcgGAAGTGGTAGGCGGAAGGGCGGAAGCGGAGGGAGGAAGTGGAGGAAGTGAGGGCGGAAGCGGGAGGTGGGGAGGGCGGAAGTGGTGGTTGCTATGGGGAGGGTTGGGGCCTAGGCGTGGGGCCTGGGTGAGAGCGGGCCTCGGGGGGGAGGAtatggggacaggggcagggggaccccggggtggggggcacggggatggggacatggggacggGGGCACCCAAGGGTCGGGGACATGGGGGTGGGGACACAGGGAtgggggcaccctggggtgagggacacggggacagggacaccctggggtgggggacacggggacagggcCACGGGGACGGGGGGACCCCGGGGGAGGGACACGGGGATGGGGGGGTACAAGGGTGGGGATATAGGGACAGGGGCACCCCAGGGTGGcggacatggggacatggccCCCCCGGTGGCACCGGCTGGTTCCCCTAACGCTTTGTTTTTGTAGGGTCGCCTCCATTTGGGCCTTTCCGGGGCtctacaggcagcagcagcagcagcagcaggaccccacCGGACTCCGTGTCCCCATCCAGGCCCGTGGAGACCCCACTGACCCCACCAGCCCCCCGTGTCCCCGCGGAGACGCCGCGGGGATGACGCAGGCCGAGATCaagctgtgctccctgctgctgcgggAGCATTTCGGCGAGATCGTGGAGCGGGTGGGCACGCTGCTCGTCAGGGCGGGCGCGCAGCCCCTGCGGATGCTGGTGGGCGACACGGGGCTGTCGCTGGAGCAGGTAGGGCCcggccctggggacaccccggATCCACTCGGGGACGCCCCTGATCCGCTCGGGGGCTGGCACGGAGCTGGGAACCCCTCGGAAAGGGCAAAACGGGGATTTTCCAGGCATAAAAACGCCGAGTGGGATCTTTTAAAGGGCGGAGGAGTTTCATAACTGGCCATAAAACGGCCCGAGAAGGAGCAGAGCGGGGTTTAAATGCAGGGGGTGCCCGTCGGAGGGGCAGGGGATGCCAAATCCCCAATTTTTGGTGGCCGCCCGTGGAGGAAACGCGCCGCGACCGCCCCGAGGGGGCCGTTTGGGGCCCCCCCTGAATAACCAACCCCCCCGTTGGCAGGTGAAGAAGGCCCTGTGcgtcctcctgcagcacaaccTGGCCACCTTCCAGCTGCCCAAGCGCGGCGGGGTGGAGTACGAGGCGCGGGCCGAGCGGGTGCTGAGGATCCTGCGCTACCCCCGCTACATCTACGCCGCCAAGACCCTGTACGGCGACACGGGCgagctgctggtggaggagctgctcctcaACGGCAAGATGACGATGAGCGCGGCCGTGAGGAAGGTCGCCGACCGGCTCACCGAAACCAtggaaggtgaaaaaaaaaaaaaacagaattctgCAGGAATCGGGGCATTTCCTGGAGtctcgggggggggggtgctgggcctgacgctgccccccccccctccccgcagaCGGCCGGACCATGGATTACGCCGACGTCTCGAGCACCTTCGTGCGCCTGGCGGACACCCACTTGGTGCAGAGGTGCCCGCTGCTGCCCGAAACCCCCcagggcccccccggccccgctcccacCTTGGTGCTGGACGAGAAGGAGATGTACACCGTGCCCCGGCTCAACCTCACCGGTGaggggcaccccggggtgctggggaagCTCAGCGCCGCCGGCTCCcgacatttttattgttttattgtattgtaacaatttttactgtgttttttttttctaaaattaacctctcctttgtcttttttttggttCTCTGGCAGGGCGGGGGAAGCGCAGGCGGTCgtgcgaggaggaggaggagggcgagcCCAGGGCCAAGAAGCAGAAGGCGGACGGGGAAGGCTCCGAGGTAGCggaggaaggggctggagcCCCCAAGCTGAGCAGCAAACCGGGGCTGCTGCTTCATCCAGCGTCACCTCAGCTCGGGGACACTCGGggacagctcccagccccaaaactgTCCTgcggaccccccccccggctggctttgtccccgcagcccccgcccgAGGACGACGGCATCTACTGGCAGGTGAACCTGGAGCGCTTCCACCAGCACTTCCGCGACCAGGCCATCGTCAGCGCCGTGGCCAACCGCATGGATCAGGTGCGGGGAAGCTTCTAGAAGCCTCCAGGAGGGGCCTAGTGGGCGTTGGGGGGGGCTCCGTgaggccgggccccccccctcACCCGTGTTTTGTGCCCCCCACGCAGACCAGCAGCGAGATTGTGCGGACGATGCTGCGCATGAGCGAGGTCACCACCGCCTCGGGCGCGCCCTACACGCAGCCCCTCTCCTCCAACGAGGTCCGTGACCCCCCCTTTAgagccccccctgccctcctcaccgttttgttgtgattttcctgtgttttgtttttttttttttttttttggctgtttttgcGTTTCACCTTTTTGTTGTGATTTTCcttcgttttttttttgtctcttttcattttttttccttttcttgcagATTTTCCGGTCCCTTCCAGCCGGGTACAACATCTCCAAGCAGGTTTTGGACCAGTacctcaccctgctggctgACGACCCGGTGAGGGAtgcccccccccgtgccctTTGCTGCCCCCACTCCATGTCCTCACCTCAGCACAcaccgggggccgggggctgagGGAAAAAACCCTTTTTCAGCCATTTCTCAAAGAATACAAAAGCGAAACtcatcacattaaaaaattcaCCCAACGTTCTGCAGCTCTTAAGATCAAagaggggttttttttgggggaaaaaacctCCGTTCTGCCTCAAGGGGCTTTAAGAATCGCGATTTTACACCAAGTGGGGTTTTAATACCTCGGGACGCActaaacttttactttttttccctcttttctcctaGCTCGAGTTCGTGGGCAAATCGGGGGACAGCGGCGGGGGCATGTACACCGTcagtatccttttttttttttgggggggggatcaGCTCCAGTGGGGTTCTGGGCGTTCAACCAGGCCCCTTGACACGGCTCCCACCCAGATCTCCACAAGGCTCTCGCCTCTCTGGCCACGGCCACTCTAGAATCCATCGTAGAGGAGAGGTAAAAACACCATTTTTGGGGACTTTTCACCCCGTTTCTCACCCcgctgagtttttttttccccccctattGTTCCTCTTCAGGTTCGGGTCGCGCTGCGCCCGGATTTTCCGCCTCCTCCTGCGCAAGAAGCACCTGGAGCAGAAGCAGGTGGAGGATTTCGCCATGATCCCCGCCAAGGAGGCCAAGGAGATGCTCTACAGGATGCTCTCCGAAAACTTCGTGGCCCTGCAGGTgagggagggggccggggggggggccggctCCGTGCCCGGGGACGCCGGATCCGAGCTGCCcaccccccgtgtccccccccttCCTCGCCAGGAGATCCCCAAGACCCCCGACCACGCGCCCTCCCGCACCTTCTACCTCTACACCGTGAACGTCCCGGCCTCCGCGCGCATGCTGCTGCACCGCTGCTACAAGGTGGGacccccccggccctcccccagccccccccaagccccccgaCCCCCTCCCCAAGCAGGGGGGGGCAACGGCCTGGAGGCTTTTAGCCCCCCCCAGCGCCTCGAGCAGCTCCTCCACTatctgctgccttctcccttgtcccctttctcttcctcatccCATTTtgtttctccccctttccccttcccctttgccctctgcccttccccatcccccctcccctgtccccttcccccctgcccttcccctttcctgtcccctctgcccttcccctctcccccatccccttttccccctcccccatcccctttccccttttttttccccttcccctttgcccttccccttttcccctgcccttcccctttccctctgtccttcccctttccccctccccatcccctctgcctttcccctttccctttaccctccccctttcccctctgcccttcccctctccccttttcccttcccctttgccctccccctctccccatcccccttcccctctgtccttcccctttccccctccccatcccctctgcctttcccctttccctttacccttcccctttcccctctgcccttccccttcccccccccccagagcgTGGCCAACCTGATGGAGCGGCGCCAGTTCGAGACCAAAGAGAACAAGTGAGCGGGACCACGGGGGGGCCACAGAACCTTGCTGGGGGGGGAACACACAGAGCCGTGCCCCTGACGGGGGTGGTTTCTGCCCCCCCACGGGGTGCTTTTTGCCCcccccaggaggctgctggagaagTCGCAGCGGGTGGAGGCCATCCTGGCCTCCATGCAGGCCACGGGCGCGGAGGCGGCGCAGCTGCAGGAGATCGAGGAGATGATCACGGCCCCCGAGcgccagcagctggagagccTCAAGCGCAACGTCAACAAGTCAGagacccccgggggggggggggcacggggggtgTCAggggcccccccagcccttttTCCACCCCCCTAACcgcccccttttcccccccccaggctgGACGCCAGCGAGAACCAGGTGGACGAGACCATCTTCGTGCTGGAGTCCTTCATCCACAGCACCATCAGGAAGCCCTgagcgccccccccccttttataTGTGTCCCCCCCTTTTTATAtgtgtccccccccctttttatatgtgtcccccccccatttttatatgcccccccaccccaaaaatgacaataaagtgacccccccaccccccagagctgctgcctgctgggttcaGGAACCCCCCAGTGCCACCGCAACATCCTACGGGGGGGGACTTGGGGacagctcccccctgccccatttgtccccccccttttttgccccccccccccatttttgTGTCCCCCCCGGGTTGCTCTAGCTCCGCCCACCTTCTGAGGCCACGCCCACCCACGGGTTAAGCCCCGCCCACCGGGTTTTGTtccggggggggggcgcaggggcCATGGCGGGGTTGGGGCGCGTCCTGGTGCACGTGCGGCgcggtggggaggggggggcggcgcGATTCGGGCaggtaccggggggggggggagcaaaatgggggggggatttgggggtgtcgggggggggagaggaaaggggggggCAAAGGGGGGGGTGTCGGGGGGGGAGGAGcaaaggggggggggcgaggCCGGATTGGGAGGGGTAGGGGGGGGTGCAGCAaagtgggggggggacacaaggGTTGGGAGGCATGGGGGGGACACAGCTTGGGGGGGGCGTGtaatggggggggggcacccagtttgaggggggggggcagcggggggggtGTCACCTACTTGTGGGGGGGGCTGCAAGGCGAGGGGTGCGCAGGAGACAGCAGtgacccccccaacccccccaaacccccccaaacccccccaagatcccccccaaaaccccctccagccccccacAACCCCTTCCccgacccccccagcccccccctcATTGCAGGGTCTCCCCCCCCCACgtgcccccccccttttttttagaGCGTCACCGGCTCCTTCTGCTCCCCGCACGAGGACGTGGCGGCGGTGAGCTGCGGGCTGCAGCGCGGCCGCTTCCTCCTGGCCGACGCCGCCTTCCCCGGCTCCACCGAAACCATCCTGGGGGTGCGTGAaagccctggggggggggggacacacaaaCCCACCGGGTGTCTCCTgacccccccgacccccccagAGACCCCCGTTTTGCCCCGCCAAGCTCCTGGAGCCGCGGGCGGCCGCCGAGCCGCGAGGCCGCGGGGTGGAGGCGGCggtggccgtgctgctgcaggcGGCCACCGGCCCCGTGCTCCTCACCCGCCGCCCCCACGGCCTCCGCGTCTTCCCCAACGTCTGGGTGCCTCCCGGTGAGCCTCCTTGTTGAGGGGGGGGTGGGCATAAAGTTgtggacccccccccccccccaaccccaaatcCGCCCCGCGCACACCCGAATTCGCCGCTCCCCGGGTGCCTCCAAGCcgctcttcctcctcttcaggTGGGCACGTGGAGCCCGATGAGGAGGTGAGGacggcgggggggggctcctgggcGGGCTCCTGGGGGGGTTTTGTGGGTTCCtgacccccccacacacatccccgacccccccccagctgctggccGTGGGGCTGCgcgagctgcaggaggagacgGGGCTGCGCCTGGCTGCCGGCACCTTCACCTGGAGGCTGCTCGGCCTCTGGGAGGTAacagccccccccccttcaCTCCCCTGCTTCCCCAACCTCTCCGCCGTGCCCCCCCCAACCCActgacccccccccaaaaccatTTTTGCAGTCCGTGTACCCCCCCATGCTGAGCCGGGGGCCCCCGCGCCGCCACCACATCGTCGCCTACCTGCTGCTGCGCTCCCAGGAGCCCCACGAGGAGCTGGAGG from Aythya fuligula isolate bAytFul2 chromosome 28, bAytFul2.pri, whole genome shotgun sequence encodes the following:
- the RNF115 gene encoding E3 ubiquitin-protein ligase RNF115, translated to MAEASAAAAVSQHRFFCHSCKGEVSPKLPEYTCPRCESGFIEEVTDDSSFLDGSGVDDSPSTQFAELWDHLDHTMFFPDFRPFLSSGSLDQESRDNERGHQAHADLWGPSRPPRLPMTRRYRSRGSSRPDRSPAIEGIIQQIFAGFFANSALPGSQHPFSWSGMLHSNPGDYAWGQSGLDAIVTQLLGQLENTGPPPADKEKISSLPTVTVTQEQVDTGLECPVCKEDYTVAEQVRQLPCNHFFHSNCIVPWLELHDTCPVCRKSLNGEDSTRQAQNPEASASNSFSSESQLHDRWTF
- the POLR3C gene encoding DNA-directed RNA polymerase III subunit RPC3 isoform X1; the encoded protein is MTQAEIKLCSLLLREHFGEIVERVGTLLVRAGAQPLRMLVGDTGLSLEQVKKALCVLLQHNLATFQLPKRGGVEYEARAERVLRILRYPRYIYAAKTLYGDTGELLVEELLLNGKMTMSAAVRKVADRLTETMEDGRTMDYADVSSTFVRLADTHLVQRCPLLPETPQGPPGPAPTLVLDEKEMYTVPRLNLTGRGKRRRSCEEEEEGEPRAKKQKADGEGSEPPPEDDGIYWQVNLERFHQHFRDQAIVSAVANRMDQTSSEIVRTMLRMSEVTTASGAPYTQPLSSNEIFRSLPAGYNISKQVLDQYLTLLADDPLEFVGKSGDSGGGMYTVNLHKALASLATATLESIVEERFGSRCARIFRLLLRKKHLEQKQVEDFAMIPAKEAKEMLYRMLSENFVALQEIPKTPDHAPSRTFYLYTVNVPASARMLLHRCYKSVANLMERRQFETKENKRLLEKSQRVEAILASMQATGAEAAQLQEIEEMITAPERQQLESLKRNVNKLDASENQVDETIFVLESFIHSTIRKP
- the POLR3C gene encoding DNA-directed RNA polymerase III subunit RPC3 isoform X2, with product MTQAEIKLCSLLLREHFGEIVERVGTLLVRAGAQPLRMLVGDTGLSLEQVKKALCVLLQHNLATFQLPKRGGVEYEARAERVLRILRYPRYIYAAKTLYGDTGELLVEELLLNGKMTMSAAVRKVADRLTETMEDGRTMDYADVSSTFVRLADTHLVQRCPLLPETPQGPPGPAPTLVLDEKEMYTVPRLNLTGRGKRRRSCEEEEEGEPRAKKQKADGEGSEPPPEDDGIYWQVNLERFHQHFRDQAIVSAVANRMDQTSSEIVRTMLRMSEVTTASGAPYTQPLSSNEIFRSLPAGYNISKQVLDQYLTLLADDPLEFVGKSGDSGGGMYTVNLHKALASLATATLESIVEERFGSRCARIFRLLLRKKHLEQKQVEDFAMIPAKEAKEMLYRMLSENFVALQIPKTPDHAPSRTFYLYTVNVPASARMLLHRCYKSVANLMERRQFETKENKRLLEKSQRVEAILASMQATGAEAAQLQEIEEMITAPERQQLESLKRNVNKLDASENQVDETIFVLESFIHSTIRKP
- the NUDT17 gene encoding nucleoside diphosphate-linked moiety X motif 17, with the protein product MAGLGRVLVHVRRGGEGGAARFGQSVTGSFCSPHEDVAAVSCGLQRGRFLLADAAFPGSTETILGRPPFCPAKLLEPRAAAEPRGRGVEAAVAVLLQAATGPVLLTRRPHGLRVFPNVWVPPGGHVEPDEELLAVGLRELQEETGLRLAAGTFTWRLLGLWESVYPPMLSRGPPRRHHIVAYLLLRSQEPHEELEARICPSEAEVSAYAWLEPHVLEAIAATEDGAERPGRVPSTLPASVSITEVSGGSPRAAQLPTATLLNVAPAEGEDVERVSTGTKFALRLWLEARGGKNGGQTGPEEASGGWE